ACGGCGGCCCGGGTGCCCGGCTCTTCGGGAGCAAGGCCAGATTCAGCTGCAGAGATACTGGATGCAACTGCAGCGGCAGAACGCATTCTCATCGATTTCTCCGATTCTTGAAGGCGGGAAAGATCATTTAGATCCTGCCACGTGCCACCAGACCACGGAAGGGGATTCGGGTGATCTACCGTAATCTCAGGACTAAAGTCCCACACGAAGGATTGCCGGCGCTGTGCAAAAATCCCGGAGATAAGGTGTCCTGACGGGCTACTTCCAAAAGCCCTTGAGGGGTGACTCCCCCTCCAAAATTACTGAGCAGGTGTCATTGAACCCTGCGAAGCGACGACGGAGGCGCGGACGCTGATGACCTGTGGGCCGTTGGCGGGGGTGCCGCTCGACGGCGGGCCCCTCCGTCCTCGAGGATGTTCTGCCGCACAGTGTGGGGCGGTCACGGTGAACTGCCGCTTGTTCTTCAGCGCAGGGGCCGGACCGCACCGGTGCGCTAGGTGCCGTGATCAGGCGCGGGCAAGTCCGCAACCGCCCACCGGACATGCCGATGACCGGACGCACCCGCACTCTTCGTCGACATCCCCGCAGCCAGGGTCGTTCCGGGCCCGCTGGGGGTATAAGCCAGCCCATACCAGTAGCCCACATCGGCTGGGTCAGGAAGGGTGTCGGCGACGCCTGTAGGCAGCAGCGGCAAGTGCCGTGCCCAGGGCGATCGACGTACCACCGGCCCCGAGCAGCAAGCCGGCAACCGCATGACTGCCGGTCTCAGCCAAAGAGGCGCCCGAGTCGGCGACGGAATCATCAGCTGTGCTGGGCCGCCCGGCGGCCGCCCTGACGTCGCCACCCCCGGTCCCCATAACGGGGGGCTTGCCCGTGTCGGTGACGGTGGGCTTGCCGATGGTCGGACGTGCCTTCAAGTCGCCTTGCGGAGCAGGCTTGTTGCCGTTGGTCGGCTTGCCCTTGGCCGGCGGCACCCTGCCAGGCTCGCCGCCCGCAGCTACGACGTCGTAGCCCGACAGTATCGAGTGGTGCCAGACGCCGTTCTCGTCGCAATACCATCCGACGACATCGGCCGTGCCGTAGCTTTCCGGCGTGCTGGCGTCGGCCTTCAGTCGCAACTGTGCGTCGACGTATTCACCGGCCGCCAGGTCGGCGAAGTAAGCGTCGTAACGCCAGTATTCCTCGTCAGTCATTTCCTTCCAGACGCCAGCGTCCTCGTCATACCACTGCACCGTCAGCAGGCTGCTGGTGTCGTCGCCGTTCAGGGAGGCGGGCACCACGTAGAGGCCGCCAGAGACCGACGTCATCGCCTTGTCGGAGGTGTTGGCGACGCGGAGGGTGAAGTGGTGCCAGCCGGAGCCAGCCACGATCTTGCTGGGCAGGCCAAGCACGGAGGCGGTCAGCGCCTCACCTGACGTAACACTGGAGGTCGGGTGTTTATCGGGGCTGAGGGTCGGCTTAGTGATCCCGGTCGGCCCGGGGGTGCCGCGCGGGACGGCAGCAGGGGAGGCCGACTTGGTCCCGCCGCCGGTGCTGCTCCCGCCGCCCCGGGGGGTCTCACCTACGGTGGCCGGGGCCTCGGACGGAGTGGTGGGGACACGGCTCTGCTCCGGGGATGGGGTAGGCGGCGTCGGCTCGGCGGGACCACTGACGGGGGGCACCGCCGGGCTGGTTCCTGCCCTCGGCGCCACAGGAGGCTGGGGTGATGTCGCAACACCGGGGCTGGCCGGATCGCCGGCCGACGCCCTGCTTCCCTCTGTGGCGGGCTCCGGGTTTCCCGGCTTCGGAGCAGGCTCTGGCATGGAGAGGGCCGGCGGGCTGACCTCTGCCGCCGCCGCGGGTACAGCAGCCAACAGCGTCGGGGTGGCCATCGAGGCAGCGGCCAGGACTGCCAGACGTATGCGCTTCAAGGGAATAACCAAATCTGTCGATCTGAGATGCAGTCACCCATCCTTCGTGCTTGTCCCATTTTTCGCTACCTTGTGTCAACTTATGGACTCATAAGCCGGGTTTGGGACCATCGAGGTAGGACGCGTCTCTGCCATCGCGCAGACGGAGGACCTACTAGGACTCCGATAGTGGGTGTCTGAGAAGCCCCGTTCACGGCAGGTGAGTTGGTAGTCCCTGCGCTGATGGAGGCCAAGATGGCCGGGGAGCGGCGCGCGTATCCGACCGACCTGTCCGACGTGGAGTGGGCGATACCAGCAGCAGCGACGTCTACCTCGGCCTGGACGTCGGCAAGGGCGAACACCACGCCACCGCACTCACCCCGGCCGGGAAGAATGCGTTCGACAAACGACTGCCCAACACCGAACCCAAACTCCGCGAGCTGTTCGCGAAGCTCCAGGCCAAGCACGGACGGGTGCTCGTCGTGGTCGATCAGCCGGCCTCGATCGGTGCCCTGCCGCTGGCCGTCGCAAGGGACATGGGCTGCCCGGTCGCCTACCTTCCCGGCCTGACGATGCGGCGGATCGCCGACCTCTACCCGGGTGAGGCCAAGACCGAGAGGAACTGCTGGAGGCTCACCCTCTTTCGAAGGTCCTGACGTCCATGCCGGGAGTCGGCGTCAGGACCGGAGCCCGGAGCCTGATCGAGGTCGGTGACGGCAGCACCTTCCCGACCGCCGGCCACCTCGCGGCCTACGCCGGACTTGCTCCGGCGACCCGGAGCTCGGGCTCCTCGATCCGCGACGAACAGCCGTCCAGGAGGGGAAACAAGCAGCTCAAACGGGCTGAGGGCCAGCACATCTCCGGGGATGACGCGCATCAGGTGATCAAGGTGTTGCTTGACGTCCTCACCGGGACTGCGCCCGACCCGGGTGACTGCCCGTCGCCTGATTCTGTACGGAGCGCTCATGCTCCCCAGAATGGGTGCGAGCGACGGCGTTGGGAAGTAGGACGAATCTGAGTGGGAAGCCGCTCCGACTTGCAGGATGGACCCGGCCCAAACTGGGCGGCTGCTGTTGAGCCGGGTACTCAGGTAGTGGAGCCATGCCCTCACCTGCCCAGAACCGCGCCGTCCCGGTCGGTGATCAGAGCGGTGTGGCTTCCGCACCAGGCAGAGGTTGGCATGTGGCACTCCCGAAGTTCGGGGTGCCCGGCCCACAACCAGCAGTTCAAAGAAGGTCGCGAGAGACCCACACGTGCATCCTCTGCCGGTTCTGTCACTGGATGGCAACAGATCCAGTCGCTCTGAGTGATCAATCCTCCTTGTGGCGAGTATGAGCACTATGCGTCTCGTCATCAGCGGCGGGATAGCTTCCGAAGGGGGGGGCCGAGTGGGATCGGACCGCGCTCAGTGGGCCAGCGTCGCCGTATCGTCGATCGCCGTCTTCCTGTCAGCAGGCACGCTCGCCGTCACCTTGCAGACGAAGGGCGACACAGAGGAACTACGCGCCAAGGACAGCCGCGAAGGACAGATCAAGAACATCACCTACTCCTATGGTGACCGGGAGTTCGTCGTGACGAACCGAAGTGACGGACCGATCAAGGGCCTCGTCGTGCGCTTTGCGTACGCGCCCAAGGAGTACCGGTACGTCGTGCTCAAGGGCTCGCTGGAGTCGGGCGAGCGCTGGTTCCTCAACGACAAGAATCTGCAAGCCGCCGATGACAAACTCCCCGCGCTCCCGGGAGACAGCACCAAGTTCGTGACTACCAGCGACCAAGAGAACGTCGAGGTCTCCTTGACAGACTTCCACGGGGCGGTGTGGGACCTGAGTAGCAAGGGTTCCCGCCAGCGGGGGTACTGGAAGACGGGGTTCAACACGGACAGCCAGTCGGGCTCGTTCATCCAGAACAGGACGGAGCTGCCTCAGTCCACAGTGAGGCCCCTCGACGGCAAGGCCACCGAGGCGGCGGATCAATAGCCGCGCCCGGACACGCTGAGAGTTGGCGCTGAAGTGGGCGAGGGCGTGTTCATCACGTCGGTCGACCTGTTCTCCACTCTGGCCCAGCGGCGTGGGTTTCGTGAGTATCTGGCCGGGCTGCTTCTGCCGCGGGATCGGAACAAGACCCTGACTTGCCTGGCCGGTACCGAGCCGGTGGTCGGGGCTCAGTACGCGGCCGTACAGCGGCTGCAGTTCTTCCTCTCGGAGTCGACCTGGGATCAGGATGCGATCAACGCCCGCCGGCTTCAGCTGCTGCTGGCCGACCCGGCGACCTCACCGCACCGCACCCAGGCGGGGTGCTGGTGATCGACGATTCCGGCGACCGCAAGGGCGGGAAGGCGACCGCGCATGAGGGCACGAGCTAGTGCTGGATTCCTCTTTGGCGGGGTAGGTATCAGGGGTGCGGGGTGCTCGGGCTGCTCGGGGGCGAGTTGCTATGTCGAGGGTGTTGTCGGCCCGTCCGGCGTCGGACGGGTCAGAAGAGGGGAAGGTCCGCAGGCTGGCCGGGGCCCGGCATGCGCCGGCCGACTGGATTCTGAGGGCAAAGATCATCGTGCTGAGCTGGGGCGGAGTGCGCGTCCCGGACATCGCACAGCGGCTGGGATGCCACGAAAAGACGGTCCGTAAGTGGCTGCACCGGTTCAACGAGCAGGGACTGGACGGGCTCGGTGACAGGCCGGGCTGTGGGCGCAAGCGCCGGATCACCGAGGCCGAACGCTCCCGGATCATCGCGCTGGTCAGGCTCACTCCGCCCGGCAGACTTGAGATCCAGCCGTCCAACGAGCTGTGGGCAGCCGACGAGTCCGGGCCATCGGAGTGGACGCTGGACGCGCTGGCCGCAACAGCACGGGCCGAAGGGATCGAGGTGGGCCGCTCGCAGGTCCGCAGGATTTTGCTGGCCGAGGGGGTGCGCTGGCGACGTACTCGGTCCTGGATCTGCTCCAGGGACCCGGACTTCGTCCCAAAAGGACGCGGATCGTCGGCCTCTATACCCAGCCGCCCGACGGCGCGACGGTGATCTGCGCCGATGAGCTGGGGCCGGTGATCCCGCGCGCCTTTGCGCCCGCGCCCGGCTGGTCACCCGACGGCCACCGGATCAAGGCCGAGCTCGACTACAGCCGTGGTCCGGAGAAGACCTGGGTCTACGGTGGTCTGCGGGTGCGCTACGGCATTGAGATCACCACGACCGCCTCCTCCCGCAACAGCGTCAACTACCAGCAGTTCCTGCAGAAGGTCGAGGATGCCAACCCGACCGGCGCGATCTGGATCGTCACCGACAACCTGTCCTCCCACAACAGCAAGTCGACCCGCGAGTGGCTTCAGGACCACCCGCGGATCTTCTACGTGTTCATCCCGGTCGGCGCCTGCTGGCTCAACCTCCAGGAAGGCTGGTGGCGCCTCTTCCGCAAAGCAGCCCTGGCCGGCCGCTCCTACTGCGGTCCCAACGACATCGCCCAGGCCACTGCCGTGGCCACCGCCCAGCTCAACGCCCGCGCCAAACCCTGGATCTGGGGCAGACCCGCCCCACCCACCCGCACACTCCGGCGCCGTTTTGAATACCGCCTTTGAGGAATCCAGCACTAGCGGTGGTTTGTTGACGGCGGGGCGGGCGGAGGAGTAGGCCGGGTTGGAGGGCTCAACTCCGGCCTCGGGAGGGTGAGTTGACCAAGCGCCTGCCGTGTCCGCCCGCGCCTGGCCCATTGGAAGCCTACGGAGCCCGCTTAGATGTGCGCATTGTCGATGTTGTCATCGATGCCCGGAGGACCACTGCAAAGCGGTCAAGCTGGTGGCGGGCTGCCCCTCGCACGCCGCTGGCTTTGGGCCGGGCACTCAGCTCGACCTAGGAACCGCCGATGGCGGCTTCAGTTGCCTGCGGCACCCACACCGCCCGGCCCCCGGTCCGCCGGGCCCGCGATGGCGAGCCCGGCCGACGTCAGGTCACCGGGTCGAAGTGCCGTTCAGGTCACCGGATCGAGGAAGGTCAGCACCGAGGCGTCCTCCTCGATCAGCGGGGCGAGCGCGGTGTTGAACGGCCCACCGTAGGGGGCCTTCAGATGCGTCTGGAAGGCGTCCTCGTCCCGGTACATCTCGAAGATCCAGTAGGCACGCGGGCTTGACGTTTTGGTGTAGATGTCAAAGGCGAGGTTGCCTTCCTCCTCGCGCACGTTCTTGGCGTAGTCAAGGAGCAGGCGGGTGACCTCCTCCTCCGCGCCGTCACGGGCGGTGAACTCGGCGAGCAGGGTCTTGTTCACTGTGTGGTGTCATCCTTCGTGGTCGAAGACGGTCGGGGTCAGTCGCGGTAGGAGTTGAGGTGCCAGACGCGGGCCCGGTCCAGCTTCACCGAGCCGTTCTCGGCGAAGACCTGTACGCCCTGGCTGTCGGGGTCGGGGAAGATCTGGTCGGTGATCACTGCCTCGCCGCTGCCGCCGAAGACCTCGACGGACGACCAGTCGACGAGGATCCGCAGCTTCACCTTGCCGTTCTCGGCCTTCAGGGGCGCTCTCTGGACTCCGGGGAAGGCGTCGCTGAAGTCGACGGCACCGGAGTTGGTGCGATCGACGTACAGCTCCTGCGTCGTGGCGTCGTAGCCGATGACGGTCTCCTCGCCGTCGGCGCCGGTGCGTACCTTCAGGCCGAAGCGTTCGGCGTCCTTGAGGGAGAAGGTCGCCTCGATGTCGAGTGCCTTGCCCTTGGCCGCGGAACCGGTCAGGGTCTTCGAGGTGCTCTTGACGGTGACGCCGTCTGCCGTCGCCGGGCGCTCCCGCCGCAGCGACGCCAGGCTGTCGACCGGCTCGCTGGTCAGCTGGATTCGGCCGTTGACGGTGCGCAGGGCCATCTGCCGGGGGATGCTCTGCGCGCCGCGCCAGGGAGAGGTGGGGATGGAGCCGCCGTACTCCCAGTTGTTCATCCAGCCGATCATGTGACGCTTGTCGCCCGGCGCGTTCTCCCAGGACACCGCCGCGTAGTAGTCCTTGCCGTAGTCGGCCCAATCGGCGCGCTGCACAACGGACTTGGCGGGGGCGTCGGCGGCGGTGAACCGGTCGGCCAGGAGGTGGCCCATGCCTGCGGTGTTCAAGTCGACGAGTCTGATCCGCGCCTCCTTGCCCGTGTAGGGGCGCATGTCGAAGGAGGCCCAGTCCAAGGTCTCGCTGTTGGAGCCGGTGGCGCTTTGGACGACCTTGCCGTCGACGACCAGGTTGACGGACGTTTCCTGGGAGACGGGCTGGGCCTTGGTGTCGGACAGCATGATGTGGTCGACGTTGAGGTGGCCCCAGCCGCCGGTGTGGTCGTCGACGATCCTGATCCGCGCCTTCTTGCCGGCGAGGTCTTTGACGTCCCAGGAGGCCCAGTTGAGCGTCT
This Streptomyces sp. NBC_01283 DNA region includes the following protein-coding sequences:
- a CDS encoding transposase codes for the protein MFITSVDLFSTLAQRRGFREYLAGLLLPRDRNKTLTCLAGTEPVVGAQYAAVQRLQFFLSESTWDQDAINARRLQLLLADPATSPHRTQAGCW
- a CDS encoding helix-turn-helix domain-containing protein — its product is MLSARPASDGSEEGKVRRLAGARHAPADWILRAKIIVLSWGGVRVPDIAQRLGCHEKTVRKWLHRFNEQGLDGLGDRPGCGRKRRITEAERSRIIALVRLTPPGRLEIQPSNELWAADESGPSEWTLDALAATARAEGIEVGRSQVRRILLAEGVRWRRTRSWICSRDPDFVPKGRGSSASIPSRPTARR
- a CDS encoding transposase, producing MIPRAFAPAPGWSPDGHRIKAELDYSRGPEKTWVYGGLRVRYGIEITTTASSRNSVNYQQFLQKVEDANPTGAIWIVTDNLSSHNSKSTREWLQDHPRIFYVFIPVGACWLNLQEGWWRLFRKAALAGRSYCGPNDIAQATAVATAQLNARAKPWIWGRPAPPTRTLRRRFEYRL
- a CDS encoding putative quinol monooxygenase encodes the protein MNKTLLAEFTARDGAEEEVTRLLLDYAKNVREEEGNLAFDIYTKTSSPRAYWIFEMYRDEDAFQTHLKAPYGGPFNTALAPLIEEDASVLTFLDPVT